A window of Planctomycetota bacterium contains these coding sequences:
- a CDS encoding DUF5658 family protein encodes MDERPGPEELDEPNGAAPQEQGASGPGTRPVLYPNLYVWYLLASSLDIMMTYAIIWKIGGREVNQIAQRFVDTFGHWGLIVLKFTTVVFVIAVCEVVGRRSERAGRRLAIAAIALSAFPVGYGVVQIVAWTHLWG; translated from the coding sequence ATGGACGAGCGTCCGGGCCCGGAAGAGTTGGATGAGCCGAACGGCGCCGCCCCGCAGGAGCAGGGCGCGTCCGGCCCCGGCACGCGCCCAGTGCTGTACCCGAACCTGTACGTGTGGTACCTGCTGGCGTCGTCGCTCGACATCATGATGACGTACGCGATCATCTGGAAAATCGGCGGGCGCGAGGTGAATCAGATCGCGCAGCGCTTCGTGGACACGTTCGGGCACTGGGGGCTGATCGTCCTGAAGTTCACGACGGTCGTGTTCGTGATCGCGGTGTGCGAGGTGGTAGGACGCCGGAGCGAGCGGGCCGGGCGGCGGCTCGCGATCGCGGCGATCGCGCTGTCGGCGTTCCCGGTGGGGTACGGCGTGGTGCAGATCGTTGCGTGGACCCACCTGTGGGGCTAG
- a CDS encoding acyl carrier protein — protein sequence MTRDEIFEKVRTILVDALAVDEEEVTPEAVLTKDLGAESIDFLDIVFKLEQAFSMKIPQGELFPDNVAQDPQYVQNGKVTPRGISMLKDRMPHVDFSAWEQDPQITKVAELFTVESLVKFVQARLAKA from the coding sequence ATGACACGCGACGAGATTTTCGAAAAGGTCCGCACGATCCTCGTCGACGCCCTGGCGGTCGACGAAGAAGAAGTGACCCCCGAGGCGGTGCTGACAAAGGACCTGGGGGCGGAGTCGATCGACTTCCTGGACATCGTGTTCAAGCTCGAGCAGGCCTTCTCGATGAAGATCCCGCAGGGCGAGCTGTTCCCCGACAACGTGGCGCAGGACCCGCAGTACGTGCAGAACGGGAAGGTGACGCCCCGCGGTATCTCGATGCTCAAGGACCGCATGCCGCACGTGGACTTCAGCGCGTGGGAGCAGGATCCGCAGATCACGAAGGTCGCGGAGCTGTTCACGGTCGAATCGCTGGTGAAGTTCGTGCAGGCGCGCCTCGCGAAGGCCTAG
- a CDS encoding PCRF domain-containing protein: protein MADVQRDTAGGMAGIPAGAVEKLRAMDAEEREVAKRLEDPDVLQDHRRVRELSIRRAALEPVVGAFRRLEELGREAAGLREMLAPGGDAELAAMAREELPRVEDAQRATVDALLARLVTADDQRVGSVMLEVRAGTGGDEAALWARDLLEMYQKYAVRRGWSFELLETSVEPATGGIRSALAGVKGEGVWSELAFEAGVHSVKRVPATEAAGRIHTSTATVAVLPEPEEVDVAIDWANDVEEQATRAQGPGGQNVNKVETAWQIFHKPTGIVIKMMEAKSQQQNRDRARRLLLARLHEMALQKKNAERAAARNSQIGGAGRSEKIRTYRWKEGIVADERLPGEYALRDVVAGDLAELMKDLLDAETRRRLAEL, encoded by the coding sequence ATGGCAGACGTGCAGCGAGACACAGCGGGCGGCATGGCGGGCATCCCGGCGGGGGCGGTCGAAAAACTCCGCGCGATGGACGCCGAGGAGCGCGAGGTCGCCAAGCGCCTGGAGGACCCCGACGTTCTGCAGGATCACCGGCGGGTGCGGGAGTTGTCGATCCGCCGAGCGGCCCTGGAGCCGGTCGTCGGCGCCTTCCGCCGGCTGGAAGAACTCGGGCGGGAGGCCGCCGGGCTCCGCGAGATGCTGGCGCCCGGGGGCGACGCCGAACTGGCGGCGATGGCCCGCGAGGAACTCCCCCGCGTCGAAGACGCCCAGCGCGCGACGGTCGACGCGCTGCTGGCGCGCCTCGTGACGGCCGACGACCAGCGGGTCGGCTCGGTGATGCTCGAGGTGCGGGCGGGCACCGGGGGCGACGAGGCCGCCCTGTGGGCGCGCGACCTGCTGGAGATGTACCAGAAGTACGCGGTGCGCCGGGGCTGGTCGTTCGAACTGCTCGAGACCTCCGTCGAGCCGGCGACCGGGGGCATCCGGTCCGCCCTGGCCGGCGTGAAGGGCGAGGGCGTGTGGAGCGAACTGGCGTTCGAGGCGGGGGTGCACAGCGTGAAGCGCGTGCCCGCGACCGAGGCCGCCGGACGAATCCACACGAGCACCGCGACGGTCGCCGTGCTGCCCGAGCCCGAGGAGGTCGACGTGGCGATCGACTGGGCGAACGACGTCGAGGAGCAGGCGACCCGCGCGCAGGGCCCGGGCGGGCAGAACGTGAACAAGGTCGAGACCGCCTGGCAGATCTTCCACAAGCCCACCGGCATCGTCATCAAGATGATGGAGGCCAAGAGCCAGCAGCAGAACCGCGACCGCGCCCGCCGGCTGCTCCTGGCGCGCTTGCACGAGATGGCCCTGCAGAAGAAGAACGCCGAGCGGGCGGCGGCCCGCAACAGCCAGATCGGCGGCGCCGGGCGCAGCGAGAAGATCCGCACGTATCGCTGGAAGGAGGGCATCGTCGCCGACGAGCGCCTGCCCGGCGAGTACGCGCTGCGCGATGTTGTCGCGGGCGACCTCGCCGAACTCATGAAGGACCTGCTCGACGCGGAGACGCGCCGGCGCTTGGCGGAACTCTGA
- a CDS encoding beta-hydroxyacyl-ACP dehydratase: MRWMWIDRVLQLRPRERIVTIKNVSLAEEHLGDHFPACADRPALPLMPASLILEGVAQSAGMLVGHAEGFREKVVLAKISRAELTEDVSPGFTLRYTCDVVQMDRVGAATTARVELIDPAHPAEPRTIGAVDMMFSYADRNMAGIEFPAHNFVFGDAFRTLLRMGGVECPA; this comes from the coding sequence ATGCGCTGGATGTGGATCGACCGGGTCCTTCAACTCCGTCCGCGAGAGCGGATCGTCACCATCAAGAACGTCTCGCTGGCCGAGGAGCACCTGGGCGATCACTTCCCGGCGTGCGCCGATCGGCCGGCGCTGCCGCTGATGCCCGCGAGCCTGATCCTGGAGGGCGTGGCGCAGTCGGCGGGCATGCTCGTGGGGCACGCGGAGGGCTTCCGCGAGAAGGTCGTGCTCGCCAAGATCAGCCGCGCCGAGCTGACCGAGGACGTCTCCCCGGGCTTCACGCTGCGCTACACCTGCGACGTGGTGCAGATGGACCGCGTGGGGGCGGCGACCACCGCCCGTGTCGAGCTCATCGACCCGGCCCACCCCGCCGAGCCGCGCACCATCGGCGCCGTCGACATGATGTTCAGCTACGCCGATCGCAACATGGCGGGCATCGAGTTCCCCGCGCACAACTTCGTCTTCGGCGACGCGTTCCGCACGCTGCTGCGCATGGGCGGCGTGGAATGCCCGGCCTGA
- a CDS encoding DUF4339 domain-containing protein has protein sequence MDEYYFSVDGRATGGPVPMHVLAEMARVAAIGPRTQVWRAGETSRTLARAIPELAQLFLPSDDDPADAGPPVPSAPPPLPQEPAFPPPLETPPRLSAPQPPPLSAPPPLPPPVNSPPPLGVPPAPPTIPGPLIVPQRQYADGMGITSMVLGIVAIAIVFCVNIFAAPLPITGLILGLLSKQKGGVRTTGIILNSIALALLAGLVVAFIMSA, from the coding sequence ATGGACGAGTACTACTTCAGCGTGGACGGGCGTGCCACGGGCGGTCCCGTTCCGATGCATGTGCTCGCCGAGATGGCGCGGGTGGCCGCGATCGGGCCCCGGACGCAGGTGTGGCGTGCGGGCGAGACGTCTCGCACGCTGGCACGGGCGATCCCCGAGTTGGCGCAGCTCTTCCTGCCGTCGGACGACGACCCGGCGGATGCCGGGCCGCCGGTTCCTTCCGCGCCACCGCCGCTGCCGCAAGAGCCGGCGTTCCCGCCGCCGCTGGAAACTCCGCCGCGGCTGAGCGCGCCGCAGCCGCCGCCGCTGAGCGCGCCACCGCCGTTGCCGCCGCCAGTGAACTCGCCGCCGCCGCTGGGTGTGCCGCCTGCGCCGCCGACGATTCCAGGCCCGCTCATCGTTCCCCAGCGTCAGTACGCCGACGGCATGGGCATCACGTCGATGGTTCTGGGCATCGTCGCGATCGCGATTGTCTTCTGCGTCAACATCTTCGCCGCCCCGCTGCCCATCACCGGCCTGATCCTGGGACTTCTCAGCAAGCAGAAGGGCGGCGTGCGCACCACGGGGATCATTCTGAACTCGATCGCGCTCGCGCTGCTCGCCGGGCTTGTCGTGGCGTTCATCATGAGCGCATAA
- a CDS encoding type I 3-dehydroquinate dehydratase, which translates to MTLVCVPIAVHDVPTALADAEAARLAGADLVEFRVDAMLPGGVGEAEIGLLRRLCADSPLPAIVTCRAAAEGGAYDGPDDERLALYEHLGTADHPPRYVDLELAAYERSANLRQKAHLAIDWPARRRANAPGLVLSLHDFGGRPADLSRRVARLAEAEAAAVVKVAYRARSIRDNLELLEVPSQTGRPTIALGIGEFGLMSRVLAPKFGGFLTFASLRRGGETAPGQPTIADLLGAYRFRSIGPRTRVYGVVGWPVGHSLSPTLHNAGFERVGHDGVYLPMPLAGAAGEESFAALKATLLEFIEHPRLSFCGASVTIPHKESLARLASAQGWEADEATRATGAANTLVVERDADDAPQRVRVMNTDVPALAASLAEAMGTLAGATVGVIGAGGVGRAAAWGLARAGATVVLYNRDLSRAEEVAAHVNGALRSGGEGRGSADQPAGRVVGASWALLAKSCADAFVNCTPLGMTGGPDPAGAAMTAEAMRGCASLRVVMDTVYAPRVTPLLAAAGACGLRTVGGLDMFVRQAALQFEAWTGRPGPLTLFGALASEAAAAREGSG; encoded by the coding sequence ATGACCCTCGTGTGCGTGCCCATCGCGGTGCATGACGTGCCGACGGCGTTGGCCGACGCCGAGGCCGCGCGCCTCGCGGGGGCCGATCTCGTCGAGTTCCGCGTCGACGCGATGCTGCCCGGCGGCGTCGGCGAAGCCGAGATCGGGCTGCTGCGCCGGCTGTGCGCCGATTCGCCCCTGCCGGCGATCGTGACGTGCCGCGCGGCGGCGGAGGGCGGGGCGTACGACGGGCCGGACGACGAACGCCTCGCGCTGTACGAGCACCTGGGCACGGCCGACCACCCGCCGCGGTATGTGGACTTGGAACTCGCGGCGTACGAGCGCTCGGCGAACCTGCGGCAGAAGGCGCACCTCGCGATCGACTGGCCGGCGAGGCGGCGTGCGAACGCGCCGGGGCTCGTGCTCTCGCTGCATGATTTCGGCGGACGCCCGGCGGACCTCTCGCGCCGCGTCGCGCGGCTCGCGGAGGCCGAGGCCGCGGCGGTGGTGAAGGTCGCGTACCGCGCGCGGTCGATCCGCGACAACCTGGAGTTGCTGGAGGTGCCATCGCAGACCGGCAGGCCGACGATCGCGCTGGGGATCGGCGAGTTCGGGCTGATGTCGCGCGTGCTGGCGCCGAAGTTCGGCGGGTTTCTTACATTCGCCTCGCTGCGGCGCGGCGGCGAGACGGCCCCCGGCCAGCCCACCATCGCCGACCTGCTCGGCGCGTACCGGTTCCGATCGATCGGCCCGCGCACGCGCGTGTACGGCGTCGTCGGGTGGCCTGTGGGGCACTCGCTCTCGCCCACGCTGCACAACGCCGGGTTCGAGCGCGTCGGGCACGACGGCGTGTACCTGCCGATGCCGCTGGCGGGCGCGGCGGGCGAGGAGTCGTTCGCGGCGCTCAAGGCGACGCTGCTGGAGTTCATCGAGCATCCGCGCCTGTCGTTCTGCGGCGCGAGCGTGACGATCCCGCACAAGGAATCGCTGGCGCGCCTCGCGTCAGCGCAGGGGTGGGAGGCCGACGAAGCGACGCGCGCCACCGGCGCGGCGAACACGCTGGTGGTGGAACGCGACGCGGACGACGCGCCCCAACGCGTGCGGGTGATGAACACCGATGTGCCGGCGCTGGCCGCGAGTCTGGCCGAAGCGATGGGCACGCTCGCGGGCGCGACGGTGGGGGTGATCGGCGCGGGGGGCGTGGGGCGAGCCGCGGCGTGGGGGCTGGCGCGGGCGGGCGCGACGGTGGTGCTCTACAACCGCGATCTGTCGCGCGCGGAGGAGGTCGCGGCTCACGTGAACGGCGCGCTGCGAAGCGGGGGTGAGGGCCGGGGAAGCGCCGATCAACCCGCGGGGCGCGTGGTCGGTGCGTCGTGGGCGCTGCTTGCGAAGTCGTGCGCGGACGCGTTCGTCAACTGCACGCCCCTGGGCATGACGGGCGGGCCCGACCCGGCGGGCGCGGCGATGACGGCCGAGGCGATGCGCGGCTGCGCGTCGCTGCGCGTGGTGATGGACACCGTGTATGCTCCGCGCGTCACGCCCCTGCTCGCGGCGGCGGGGGCGTGCGGGCTGCGGACGGTGGGGGGCCTGGACATGTTCGTGCGGCAGGCGGCGTTGCAGTTCGAGGCGTGGACGGGCCGGCCCGGGCCGCTGACGCTGTTCGGCGCGCTCGCGTCGGAGGCCGCCGCGGCGCGGGAGGGGTCGGGGTGA
- a CDS encoding NAD(P)/FAD-dependent oxidoreductase: MQGARCDIAVVGAGAAGLFAGLWAARTLAGEGGTLGPGRVVLLDGARTLGAKILVAGGGRCNVTHHEVDERAYAGSSPHAVRRVLAAFPVSRTVDFFRELGVELKREPTGKLFPVTDAARTVLDALLRACRDAGAEIRHPWRVGRIDWVEPATGNMSDEPASGDTNNMSGGALGGPGHFRIHRAGDGPPEWLDASRVILATGGMALPRSGSDGAGYQFARALGHTTTRRIFPALVPLTTPDGHWTRSLSGITTPATIELRSPTGKRLRSFTNSTLLTHVGLSGPSVLDMSRYYTDAQPTHAQPAPAHAHAAPAHAAHPSPAADSQAASLVINWLPGVTPEALDQDLARAKGPGIARYLAERVAHTLTVPEHEPRGMPLRLAQALCEQAGVDPQTPVHTLTREHRRGIVRWSTQCPIPVTGDRGFTHAEVTAGGVPLAELDLATMQSRVRPGLHLCGEILDVDGRIGGFNFQWAWASGYAAGVGAGAEVRGSTETGR, translated from the coding sequence ATGCAGGGCGCGCGCTGCGACATCGCGGTAGTGGGGGCCGGGGCCGCGGGGCTCTTCGCCGGCCTGTGGGCCGCCCGAACGCTCGCGGGCGAGGGCGGCACGCTCGGGCCGGGGCGCGTCGTGCTCCTCGACGGCGCCAGGACGCTGGGCGCCAAGATCCTCGTCGCGGGCGGCGGGCGCTGCAACGTCACGCACCACGAGGTCGACGAACGCGCGTACGCCGGGTCGTCGCCGCACGCCGTGCGCCGGGTGCTCGCGGCGTTCCCGGTCTCGCGGACAGTCGACTTCTTCCGCGAACTCGGGGTCGAACTCAAGCGCGAGCCCACGGGCAAACTGTTCCCCGTGACCGACGCCGCGCGGACGGTGCTCGACGCGCTGCTGCGCGCCTGCCGCGACGCCGGCGCCGAAATCCGCCACCCGTGGCGGGTCGGCCGCATCGACTGGGTCGAACCGGCGACCGGCAACATGAGCGACGAACCGGCGAGCGGCGATACCAACAACATGAGCGGCGGCGCACTCGGCGGCCCCGGCCACTTCCGCATCCATCGCGCCGGCGACGGGCCCCCCGAGTGGCTCGACGCGTCCCGCGTCATCCTCGCCACCGGCGGCATGGCCCTGCCTCGCTCCGGGTCCGACGGCGCGGGGTACCAGTTCGCCCGCGCGCTCGGGCACACCACCACTCGCCGCATCTTCCCGGCGCTCGTGCCCCTCACCACGCCCGACGGGCACTGGACGCGCTCGCTCAGCGGCATCACCACCCCCGCGACCATCGAGCTTCGTTCGCCCACCGGCAAACGCTTGCGCTCGTTCACGAACTCCACGCTGCTGACGCACGTGGGGCTCTCGGGCCCGAGCGTGCTCGACATGAGCCGCTATTACACCGACGCCCAGCCGACGCACGCCCAGCCGGCGCCCGCGCACGCGCACGCCGCGCCCGCGCACGCCGCGCATCCGTCGCCCGCCGCGGATTCCCAGGCCGCCTCGCTTGTGATCAACTGGCTCCCCGGCGTTACGCCCGAGGCGCTCGACCAGGACCTCGCCCGCGCGAAAGGCCCGGGCATCGCCCGCTACCTGGCCGAGCGCGTCGCCCACACGCTGACGGTGCCCGAGCACGAGCCCCGCGGCATGCCGCTGCGCCTCGCGCAGGCCCTGTGCGAGCAGGCCGGCGTCGACCCGCAGACGCCCGTGCACACGCTGACGCGCGAGCATCGCCGGGGAATCGTTCGCTGGAGCACGCAGTGCCCGATCCCCGTCACCGGCGACCGGGGCTTCACGCACGCGGAAGTCACCGCCGGGGGCGTGCCGCTCGCCGAACTCGACCTCGCCACCATGCAATCACGCGTCCGCCCCGGGCTGCACCTCTGCGGCGAGATCCTCGACGTCGACGGGCGCATCGGGGGCTTCAACTTCCAATGGGCGTGGGCCAGCGGGTATGCTGCGGGGGTGGGGGCAGGCGCGGAAGTTCGTGGGTCAACGGAAACCGGGCGGTGA
- a CDS encoding pitrilysin family protein translates to MSYEYRLHRLANGLTILAECSPAAHTAAGGFFVRTGARDEPREIMGVSHFLEHMMFKGCAGLSAEQLNRAFDEIGARNNAYTSNEITCFYADALPEQFPRALELLGRMMRPTLAPEEFEVERGVILEEIAMYHDNPFWVLFEETLERHFGNHPVSHRVLGTPQTIGAMRAEQMRAYFDARYSPDNTVVALAGNVDFEAACRQLEALTASWSPTRADRDPRPPAIAGGTFELRSEKVTQAYVLAMCPAPAMADDRRYAASILAHVLGGGDNSRLHWSLIEPGIADDAQASFDPHDGLGDFMVFATLHPARVDEAWEILEREMRTLSDSLEPADLERLREKMITSATINGERPHDRMQRLGRLWTYLGRYATLEEELAMLSGVTLDNLRALRGEFPVRPVTVGRLLPAG, encoded by the coding sequence GTGTCGTACGAGTATCGCCTGCACCGACTTGCGAACGGTTTGACGATCCTGGCGGAGTGCTCGCCCGCGGCGCACACCGCGGCGGGGGGTTTCTTCGTGCGCACGGGCGCGCGAGACGAGCCGCGCGAGATCATGGGGGTCAGCCACTTCCTCGAGCACATGATGTTCAAGGGGTGCGCGGGGCTGAGCGCCGAGCAGTTGAACCGGGCGTTCGACGAGATCGGGGCGCGAAACAACGCGTACACGTCGAACGAGATCACGTGCTTCTACGCCGACGCGCTGCCCGAGCAGTTCCCGCGGGCGCTGGAGCTGCTGGGGCGGATGATGCGTCCGACGCTCGCGCCCGAGGAGTTCGAGGTGGAGCGCGGGGTGATCCTCGAAGAGATCGCGATGTACCACGACAACCCGTTCTGGGTGCTGTTCGAGGAGACGCTGGAGCGACACTTCGGGAACCACCCGGTGTCGCACCGCGTGCTGGGCACGCCGCAGACGATCGGGGCCATGCGCGCCGAGCAGATGCGGGCGTACTTCGACGCGCGATACTCGCCGGACAACACGGTGGTGGCGCTGGCGGGGAACGTGGACTTCGAGGCGGCGTGCCGCCAACTGGAAGCGCTGACCGCCTCGTGGTCACCGACGCGCGCCGACCGCGACCCGCGCCCGCCGGCGATCGCGGGGGGGACGTTCGAGCTGCGCTCGGAGAAGGTGACACAGGCCTACGTGCTCGCGATGTGCCCGGCGCCGGCGATGGCGGACGACCGGCGGTACGCCGCGTCGATCCTGGCGCACGTGCTCGGCGGGGGCGACAACAGCCGCCTGCACTGGAGCCTGATCGAGCCTGGAATCGCGGACGACGCGCAGGCGAGCTTTGACCCGCACGACGGGCTGGGCGACTTCATGGTGTTCGCGACGCTGCACCCCGCGCGTGTGGACGAGGCGTGGGAGATCCTGGAGCGCGAGATGCGGACGCTCTCGGATTCGCTGGAGCCCGCCGACCTCGAGCGCCTGCGCGAGAAGATGATCACCAGCGCGACGATCAACGGCGAACGCCCCCACGACCGCATGCAGCGCCTGGGGCGTCTGTGGACCTACCTCGGGCGGTACGCGACGCTGGAAGAAGAACTCGCGATGCTCTCGGGCGTGACGCTCGACAACCTGCGTGCCCTGCGGGGCGAGTTCCCGGTGCGGCCCGTCACGGTCGGTCGCCTCTTGCCCGCGGGCTAG
- a CDS encoding beta-hydroxyacyl-ACP dehydratase: MHFDLVDRVLEQTPERIVTLKQVTAAEEYLQDHFPTFPVLPGVLMLEAMVQAARRLCDARGMHRAVLGQVRALKYGRFVKPGASLRVEVSLLKALDDGSLEFRGEGLLVEAGIPAADLPTAVSGRFILRPVRLAEAPLASARESAVSC; encoded by the coding sequence GTGCACTTCGACCTTGTCGACCGCGTACTGGAGCAGACTCCCGAGCGCATCGTGACGCTGAAGCAGGTCACCGCGGCGGAGGAGTATCTGCAGGACCACTTCCCGACGTTCCCGGTGCTGCCGGGGGTGCTGATGCTCGAGGCGATGGTGCAGGCGGCCCGGCGACTGTGCGACGCGCGGGGCATGCACCGGGCCGTGCTGGGACAAGTGCGGGCGCTCAAGTACGGACGGTTTGTCAAGCCCGGGGCGTCGCTGCGCGTCGAGGTCTCGCTGCTCAAGGCCCTGGACGACGGGTCGCTGGAGTTCCGAGGCGAGGGCCTGCTCGTGGAGGCGGGAATCCCGGCGGCCGACCTCCCCACCGCCGTCAGCGGGCGGTTCATTCTTCGGCCGGTGCGCCTGGCGGAGGCCCCGTTGGCTTCCGCACGCGAGTCGGCGGTATCATGCTAG
- a CDS encoding ATP-binding cassette domain-containing protein, translated as MTTAIELRGVRKAFGPKVAVEHFDLSIERGTLTGFIGPNGAGKTTTIRIIMSILFADAGTVSVLGKASAIESKDRIGYLPEERGLYKKMKVGPFLTFMARLKGVPEHGLASKVRDWLARVGLADCERKKCEELSKGMQQKVQFISAVIHEPELVILDEPFSGLDPVNSRLLRTLIDEQRKRGTTIIFSTHQMAQAEALCDRVVMIHRGRKVLDDTPELIRSRFDPRALVLEPARGNVTLALQEIPEIAGTHADNGLIRVDLREGVDAVSMIPRVAAAAPCKRIEVLRPTLEDIFVQIVEGTDADADAATLRESLRAGVVSDSGGD; from the coding sequence ATGACCACTGCCATCGAGCTGCGAGGCGTCCGCAAAGCCTTCGGCCCCAAAGTCGCCGTCGAGCACTTCGACCTCTCCATCGAGCGCGGAACGCTCACGGGCTTCATCGGCCCCAACGGCGCGGGCAAGACGACCACCATCCGCATCATCATGTCCATCCTCTTCGCCGACGCCGGCACGGTCAGCGTCCTGGGGAAGGCCTCCGCCATCGAGAGCAAGGACCGGATCGGCTACCTCCCGGAAGAGCGCGGCCTGTACAAGAAAATGAAGGTCGGCCCCTTCCTCACCTTCATGGCCCGCCTCAAGGGCGTCCCGGAGCACGGGCTCGCCTCCAAGGTGCGCGACTGGCTCGCGCGCGTCGGCCTCGCCGACTGCGAGCGCAAGAAGTGCGAAGAGCTCTCCAAGGGCATGCAGCAGAAGGTGCAGTTCATCTCGGCGGTCATCCACGAGCCCGAACTCGTCATCCTCGACGAGCCCTTCTCGGGCCTCGACCCCGTCAACTCCCGCCTGCTCCGCACGCTCATCGACGAGCAGCGCAAGCGCGGCACGACGATTATCTTCTCCACGCACCAGATGGCCCAGGCCGAGGCGCTGTGCGATCGCGTCGTGATGATCCACCGGGGGCGCAAGGTGCTCGACGACACGCCCGAGTTGATCCGCTCGCGGTTTGATCCGCGGGCCCTCGTGCTCGAGCCCGCCCGGGGGAACGTGACGCTCGCGCTGCAGGAGATCCCCGAGATCGCCGGCACGCACGCCGACAACGGGCTCATCCGCGTGGACCTGCGCGAGGGGGTCGACGCGGTCTCGATGATCCCGCGGGTCGCGGCGGCGGCCCCGTGCAAGCGCATCGAGGTGCTCCGCCCGACGCTCGAGGACATTTTCGTGCAGATCGTGGAAGGCACCGACGCCGACGCCGACGCCGCGACACTCCGCGAGTCGCTGCGTGCGGGCGTCGTGTCGGATTCGGGGGGCGACTAG
- the recO gene encoding DNA repair protein RecO: protein MPVIGDEGVCLRVWDWSETSQTLAVFSRQHGVLRCVAKGSKRGDTRFSGGIEPLTRAEFQVSVRKSDAMSVLASWELAEVFPAARRSLEAFYAGTTMLDAVRHCLHEQDPHPDLYDALLRDLRGLDAPAGPGPALLGFLWSTLADTGHAPELARDVGAGTDLPAAPSYVFDARRGGLTTDAPANAERPGAWRIRAETVDLLRAVSTGSSSAAPPAAVDRATRLLALCFREVFGVEPPTFRRLLGTDAK from the coding sequence GTGCCCGTCATCGGCGATGAGGGGGTCTGCCTGCGTGTCTGGGACTGGTCCGAGACCAGCCAGACCCTCGCGGTCTTCTCGCGCCAGCACGGCGTGCTCCGCTGCGTCGCGAAAGGCTCCAAGCGAGGCGACACCCGGTTCTCCGGCGGGATCGAGCCCCTCACCCGCGCCGAGTTCCAGGTGAGCGTCCGCAAGTCCGACGCCATGTCGGTGCTGGCCTCCTGGGAACTCGCCGAGGTCTTCCCCGCCGCCCGCCGTTCGCTCGAGGCCTTCTACGCCGGCACCACGATGCTCGACGCCGTGCGACACTGCCTCCACGAGCAGGACCCGCACCCGGACCTATACGACGCGCTGCTGCGCGACCTGCGGGGCCTCGACGCCCCCGCGGGCCCCGGCCCCGCGCTGCTCGGTTTCCTCTGGAGCACGCTCGCCGACACCGGGCACGCCCCCGAACTTGCCCGCGACGTCGGCGCGGGGACCGACCTGCCCGCCGCGCCGTCGTACGTCTTCGACGCCCGGCGGGGCGGGCTCACCACCGACGCCCCCGCCAACGCCGAGCGCCCCGGCGCCTGGCGCATCCGCGCCGAAACGGTCGACCTGCTCCGCGCCGTCAGCACCGGGTCGTCCAGCGCGGCCCCGCCCGCCGCGGTCGATCGCGCCACGCGTCTGCTCGCCCTGTGCTTCCGCGAGGTGTTCGGCGTCGAGCCCCCGACGTTCCGCCGCCTGCTCGGGACCGACGCCAAGTAG
- a CDS encoding GYF domain-containing protein: MTQQWHYSAGSQRVGPVSDPVMRQMIGAGQLPHDTLVWTEGMANWVPASSVESWRDAFASAPTVVAPPTAPGPLGVEAARRVDPGIAMLVPVGRSAYAIIAGYLGLFSVLLLPAPFALLSGILALRDIKKHPEKRGKGRAIFGIVMGVLGTGLLAFVVISSMAR, translated from the coding sequence ATGACTCAGCAGTGGCATTACAGCGCGGGCTCGCAACGGGTCGGGCCGGTCAGCGATCCGGTCATGCGACAGATGATCGGGGCGGGGCAGCTCCCGCACGACACGCTCGTCTGGACCGAGGGCATGGCCAACTGGGTGCCCGCCTCATCGGTCGAGTCGTGGCGCGACGCGTTCGCTTCGGCGCCGACGGTGGTCGCCCCGCCCACGGCGCCCGGCCCGCTGGGCGTGGAGGCCGCCCGGCGCGTGGACCCGGGCATCGCCATGCTGGTGCCGGTCGGGCGCTCGGCGTACGCGATCATCGCGGGGTACCTGGGGCTGTTCAGCGTGCTGCTCCTTCCCGCGCCGTTCGCGCTTCTGTCCGGCATCCTGGCGCTGCGCGACATCAAGAAGCACCCGGAGAAGCGGGGCAAGGGGCGCGCGATCTTCGGCATCGTCATGGGCGTGCTCGGCACCGGCCTCCTCGCGTTCGTCGTGATCTCAAGCATGGCCCGGTAG